Sequence from the Betaproteobacteria bacterium genome:
CGGAACAGCACGATCCGGTAGCGGTTGATCTCGGTGAAGCCGATGGGGCGCCACTGCGGCTGCTTCACTTCCGCCCAGGTGCCGTCGGGATGGCCGGTCGCATACAGCTTGTATGCGTAGTGCGTGCAATCGAGCGCTTCATAGCTCACGGTACGCGCGCCCTGCGGTGAGACAATCACGGAAGTGAAGCGGATCGCCCAGTCCTCGCCGACGCTGATGGATTCGGCATCGACGTAGAACGCGTTGCGCGAGGCGCCGCCCACTTCGAAGGGCAGCAAGCGGCTCTCCTCCGGAAACGGCGGCAGTTTGACCGGCACATCCTTGGGCGGCCCGCCGTCCTCGCTGCGCTTTTCGTCGTCGGGGTCCGGCACCCGCAACCAGCGGTCCTCGCCGCTCGTGCATCCGCCGAGCCCGAGCGCAGCCAGCAGGACGCAGACCGCCCGCATCCCCTTCATGGCGAGACGCATCGCACCCGGTGGTCCCG
This genomic interval carries:
- a CDS encoding CNP1-like family protein, which gives rise to MRLAMKGMRAVCVLLAALGLGGCTSGEDRWLRVPDPDDEKRSEDGGPPKDVPVKLPPFPEESRLLPFEVGGASRNAFYVDAESISVGEDWAIRFTSVIVSPQGARTVSYEALDCTHYAYKLYATGHPDGTWAEVKQPQWRPIGFTEINRYRIVLFR